TAATCGAGGTCGGAGGCTGTCAGGATATTCATGTTTCGACGCGATTTGGCGTAGACCTTCTGTGCCGCGGCATAGATGGCCGTGCGCATCGCGTCGAAAGAGGAAAGGCACTGGGCTTCCGACATGCTCATGGCTTGTCCCCGGCCCTCGGCGAGCGCTTCGGCCTCGACAAAAAACCGGATTTCAAACATGCCGTCATAGCCGAAAAAGCGAACCGCTTTACGCACGTCGTCAAAACTGCGGGCCGTGTTGGGGAAAGCGAGCGTCATGACTTGCTCCCCGTGCGCTCTTTCCTGCGCAAGGCGTTGCGCCGGTTGAGGGACAGCATGCCATCGGTCGCTTCCGCTATGCTGAGATGGGTCAGCCTGCGGCGGCCGATGCGCACCGGCACGCCGGTGAAGACATGGTATATCGTCCAGCTTTTATCCCTCTCGATCCGTCTTCCATATTGGGTCTCGAGCGTATCGGAGACGGGAGCGCCGCCTTCGTTCTCCCAGGTCTCTATCCTTAGCGCCTGGCGCCGGTGTTCGTTACACGTTTCCATGGTGTTGCCTTTCGTATGGAACTGGCACGCGGATTTCGTTCGCGTGGAGCCCGTTTATTCTGCACCGCTATCGCCGCCGGACGAACGTTACGCGGAGGCATAAAGAAATGGCTGATGGTCTATGATCGCCGCTACCGGCACGCGCCTCTCGCGATGAGTCAAACTTCGCGGCATGGTCAAAAATGACACCGCAGCGCTTGCGCAAACATTTGCAATCGGACGAAGGGAAGAAGACGGCGCCTTTCTGACACCGCAGCGCCATGCGGCCAGCATGACGAAGCCTAACCATGCGCCCGGATTGCGCGGAAAACAAGGCGATGGAAGGCCACACGCCTTCTAGGAGGGAGACAACTTTGTGGCGAGATGAAATTTCGTCAAAAACCAATAGTTGACACTCCAGCAGAGCCAGGATATAAGGGGCAATCGAATTTGCTTGCTTAGCTCTGCTTGTCACGCGTATGGCACCGCGTTCTGAACGAACCTTTCCTTTCAAAATCGCTATTATCCTCCGCAGCGCATAAGTGCTGTGGTTTCTTTATCGCTATGAAAGGGTTCATCATGACCACTGGCACAGTTAAATGGTTCAATTCCACCAAGGGCTTCGGCTTCATTCAGCCTGACAATGGCGGCACCGATGCGTTCGTCCACATCTCCGCGGTTGAGCGCGCAGGCATGCGCGAACTCGTCGAAGGTCAGAAGATCGGCTTCGAGCTGGAGCGCGACAACAAGTCAGGCAAAATGTCGGCCTGCAATCTGCAAGCTGCCTAACGGGTCTGCGCTTCCCTTTGACCACGGATGTACTGGCACTGCCGGAAGCACACCAACCCAATCAAGGCCAGGCAAATTGCCTGGCCTTTTGTTTTTCGCTCGCTGGCCGAGCCCTATCACCGGAACACCCATGACAGAAAAATACAGTATTTCCCGCCAGAAGGCCGAACTCGCCTTCAGCCATATCCAAACACAGTTCTTCGCAAAGGAAAAAGCGCTTGAAGAGCTCGATTCCATTGCGCAATCCCGCGATGCAAAGACCCTGCGCCTTCGGGAAGCCCGTCTTGCGAAGGAATTATCGGATCGTACCGCCGCAACATCCGCTCTCCTTGCCAAACGCGCCCGCGCGCGCTGATCGATATCCGCGCCGTGATCGTCCTCCGCACAAGACCTGCCTTGACAACCTGACCACCGGCCGGAACGTCGCGAGCGTAAAAGCGTTGCAGACTAAAGGACATGACGATGGCTCTTTCAGGGACAGTGCTGCATGAAGATACGCGCCGGGTTCAATATTGCCTATGAATGCGAAAATGAGACGGCGATGCTGCTGGTTCTCAACATCCATCCCGACCGGCGCGCGGATTTGCTCACCGAACAGGTCCTGACCTTCGACCGGCCGATCGAGGCCTGGGGATATCTGGACATCTTCGGCAATGCCTGCAGCCGCATATCCGCACCGCTCGGACTGACGACGATCTCCACGCGCTTCGACATATATGACGGCGGCCTGCCGGATCCCGTTCCTGAAAACGCCTTCCAGCACGATATCAAGGATTTACCGGACGATGTTCTGGTGTTCCTGCTGGGCAGCCGCTACTGCGACACCGACCGGTTGGCGGACTTTGCGTGGAAAAACTTCTCCGCTACACCACTCGGCTGGCCCCGTGTTCAGGCGATCGTCGATTTCGTCCATTCCCATATTGTCTTCAACTACGAGAAAGCCGATCCGCTGAGGACGGCTTATGGCGGGTTCAACGACAGGACCGGCGTTTGCCGCGACTTCGCGCATCTTGCTATCACCCTCTGCCGCTGCATGAACATCCCGGCCCGCTATTGCACCGGTTATCTCGGTGATATCGGCGTGCCGACAGACCCCAACCCGATGGATTTCAGCGCTTGGCTTGAAGTCTATCTCAGCGGCCGCTGGTATACGGTCGACGCCCGTCACAACACGCCCCGCATCGGACGCATATTGATGGCGACAGGACGCGATGCCACAGACGTCGCGCTGTCCACCGCATTTGGACCGGCTGTGCTGAAGCGGTTCGAGGTGGTTACAGAAGAATTGGCTGGATAACGACCGGTAAAGCGCGAAGGTTCGCGCCTGCCTTTTTTGCCATGGCGCCTCTGCGGGCGATAAACGAAACATCCTGTCGCCCTAGAGCGAAAGAGCAGCTAAGATTCATTGACGGGCGTGTCGGCGAAGTCGAAGTCGTCGATGTCTTTTGCCAAAGGCAATTTGGCGATGCTGAGCTGGTAGCGGATGGACCGGGTCTGTTTCTCGAAGATCTCCGACTGCAGGAGTCCAGCGTGGCCCAAGCAGGTAACGAGTGCACGAGACTACCCGTCTTAGTTGATGCATGCAAAATCAGAAGCGGTGAGAGAGTTGGTGGCGAAGCTGTAAAATCGTATCCGATCATTCTTGGTAGCGGATAGCAATTCCGGTCTCTTGATGAGATTCGAACCCAAGCACCCCGACGGAATAATCCAGATCCAGTTTATTTCCTTTGTTTGACTGGATATCTACTTTCTTATCAATCGTTCTTTTCCCGTAAGAGGACTCGGGACTTTTCTATTTCATCAGCCGGTAGAATGCCGAACGTGCGATGGACGGACGGTTGATATTGCCTCTGGACGGCATCAACGCCCGCTGTGATCGCGCTTCTCCAAGATGGGCCTCTGCCCCATGCTTCGCGAAGAGCATCGGCCAGATCACGGCCAGCTCCGGTTTCCTGCAATGCCTCAAACAGCATTCCGGCCTGACGCAAGTCCTTTTCTTTCTTTGCCCTTCCACCGGCGTCATCTTGACGCCGACCGGCCACGATCAGTTTGTGAACGGCGAACCGTGATGGATCGGGCACCACGACCGAGACACCGGCACCATGCAGCAAGATCGTTCGCACCGGATCGCGGATGAGGAAGTCCATATATCGCAGAGGTTCGGCAGAGGCTCCGCCGAGAGCCGGCATTTGCGCCGGTTGATCCGCGTAATCTTCCGATCCCCGGTTTGTCGTCAGGAACTCTACTCGGTAACCGGTCGAGTTGCGGAAAGCATTGGAGCGAGGGGAGCCAGAAACATGAGGTACGGCCCGGAATGACGGATCGATGGACTGAAGTAGAGCGACAATCGGTGGAATTGAATCTTCGACCTCGCTCGAGATCGCGTAATCTTGAGCCAGATCCGCGTCACCTGTCAGGATCGCAGCCATAGGCAGGCGGATACCGAGATGGGCCGCATAACATTGGAACGCGACTGTGCCGACGAGGACACCACGGAGCCGGAATAACCCAGCCGATGCCAACGCTTCAACAACTGTGCCTGTGAAGCGATCCGGAGCAATTAGACCCGCTTCGCGCGTCAGTGCCGCCACTATCTTTCGCCGGTTCTGGTAATCGTCCTTTTCGCCCCTGAAGGCTTCAACCCGGGTTGTGATCTCGTGATCATCAGCAGGGCCGACATAGCGGCGCTTTTGACCACCTTTGCCATCCGGCTGGTCGAAATACCAGTATGAGCGGTTGTCGACCTTGACCGAGACAAAGCGACCAGTTGGGGGGAAATCGGCCGACCACTGCGCATCAAAAGTCCGTTGCTGTAACTCCGCGACCATCGTTCGGAACATGAGGTCGATTTGCTTCATCTGAGGCACCCTATAACATTTCCTCAAATCTAGTATAGTAAACCTATTTTCGCAAGCCGGACAACGGGAATACGACACAGACAGTTGAGATTTTCAACGGGCCAAAATCGTCAATCTTTCCAGGCGAACGTAATCTGCAACAATTGAAAAATTCAGCGTCACCTAAAAGGAACCATCAACCTCGTTATTCCAAAATAGTTTTTTGCTCTTGAAGAGAAGCGAACCAGACCTTATTCAGAGCATAGCGTCGAGCACGAGGGAGCCGACGCTCTTACCGATCGCGCACCTTAAGTCCATCTTCGGTTTCCGACTTATTCAGGCACCCTGTTCGGAAGCCCTTTGTCGTTTGGGTTCGGAGCCGGCGTCTCTCTTGTATCTCGCGGCGGATGTTGGCGAGCGTCCGGCTCGGCGGACGCCACCTGGTCCTCGGAAGAGCGGACAGGCTGCTCTTTAGGGTCGGTCGTCTTGGAGGGGGCCGAAATTTTCCTGGGCATGGTCAGTTCCTCTAGCTTCACCGACAAAAACTGGCGGGTCACACGGAAGGTTCCGAGTCCCGAAAGCGCTGCTTGGTTCGGAATCGATCTTACCGAGCTGATGAGGCGGGCCTCGTAGCAGGCGGGATCAATGGCCAGCGCCTTCGAATAAGCTGCCCGCCCCTCTTCGAGCAGCCCGCGACGCTGGAAAGCAAGATCTCGCGTGAGGTGAGCCTCGCCGTCGAAAAGTCGGCCACAGTAGCGGCGAAATAATCAGTCCGCGGGCGGAGTAAAAAAACCGGCCACGTATTTCCTTTCCGCAATGAGCGCAGGAGGGACAGGGAGCTATACCGTGGAACTTTATTTGTGGGTTCGCCTGGCTGTTTCCGAAGGGATGACGTGGCCACTATCCGACCTTAGAACGTCGGCTTCAGGATATGAAATGCGGTGAGCTGCGCTGGAGTGATGGCGACCATGGCTGGGAGGTCCTTATCCCATCGGTCGCGTTCAAAAACTCTGGCTCCTCCTTCTTCGGACAGAAACCGTTTCGGCTGGTACTGCCCGACCTTCTCGATCTCTACAAATACCTTGATGCCTATATCGACCGTCATCGTGGTGTCCTCCTTGGAGGAGCCAAAGATCCCGGAACCCTGTCCGTAAAGACGGTGAAGACCACCAGCATCGACGCAGCTTACAACTCGACCACATTCTACGAGGCTTGGAGAACCGTCATCCAACGCTATGGCATTTATAACCCTTATACCGGGCGAGGTGCCATCAAGGGCCTGCTGCCGCATGGACCGCATAACCTGCGGGACATTCTCGCGACGCATATTCTGAAGCAGACCGGATCCTACGAGCAGGCCAGCTACGCAATTCAGGATACCCCCGATGTCGTTCAGCAGCACTACGGTCGCTTTCTGCCGCAAGACAAGCCGCACTGGCTGCCAAGATTCTCAATCAGGTTTGGGAAGCTGCGTAAGATTGAATGAGATGCTCGGATCAGATCCCCATACCATGTTGCATCTGGACCGAGCCTCCTCCTCTCGCTCTTGACAGAAAGCGAACAGTTGGTCTCCTCGCGAGCGCGGTCATCAGCTTACCTACAGATATTCTGGCCATTCCCGCGCGCCATGAAGTACGCGAAGGATCCTAACTGTCGCCTCTGTCGTGGTGTACGCGGCAATGTAGGGCGTACCATTGATGACAAGTTCGAGTGTCCCTGCAATTCGACCCACGCGACCACTGGCAGGAAAATCGAGCAAACGACGGGTAGCAGAGACTATCCGTTCATCTATCAGAACGGCCGCTGCAGGATTATCGGCCTCGATGTATGTGAAGATGGTGTCTCGATCCGACAACGCAAACGCCGACCAAGCAAGATTCACGATTCTCGCGCACCGGCTTTAAGTCGGGCGGCCGCTCGACGCTTGGCAAAATGCGCCTCGACCTCGTCGTCTGATAAATCCGGGCGAGTATCGTTCAACGCTTCGAGAACCTTGGTACGAAACCAAGCGTCATGCGCTTCACTGCCAGAAAGCAATTCAAGAGGTAGTGCACCCTCGTTAGCAGTCCGAGTGAGCATAATACGAACCGCATCTGACACCGTGAGGCCCATGCTTTCAAGCACCTCAGAAGCGCGATCTCGAATTTTGGCATCAATACGTGTTTGAACAAGTGCGTTTGCGGCCATGGCAATCTCCAATATCTCGCTACACTGTAATTCATTTGCACGACATTTTCCAGATAAAGTTCATGCCGCCGTATCCACCACTGCTCTTTTAAGCTCTTGATGGGGGCCGAACCTTCGACCCGTAAAGAACAAACCAATCTAAAATTCAAAGATTCCAAAATAACAGAAGCTTAGTGGGCTGGTCACCTAGCGGCTGGCAATAACCTGGGATCATGATCTGAGAACCGCTGCCCATTCCCAGAGAATGCGAAACATTCAGCGATCGCGTTCATCAACCGCTGTTCTAAGGCATTATGGCGAGGCAACCGAAGACCGCCTCGCCAAGACCTTTTACTTGCTGTGCCCGATGGCCAGCGCAAACAGCCTTGCCTGTCGTTGGGCAAAAGCACGTGGGTTAGCTGGTCTATCCCCGTCGAGAATGCGCGCTTCATCGAGCAACAGCCACACCGCATCCTCGCGAAAGGCCAGATCGTCAAGCGATGCGATGGCTTTAACAAGCTCGTTCTGCGCGTTGATCTCTAGGATTGGCCTCAATGCGGTCTGTAAACGCCCCGCTCCTTGAAGGAGCTTTTCGAGCTGGCGATCGGGGCCATGTTCCGACGCGACGAGGCAGACCGCGCTTTCGGTCAACCGATCGGAAATACGTACGTCAGCGACCTCCTCACCAAGAGCGCTTCGCGCGAAATCGATGAACGCCTCGACTTCAGGAGAAGCTTGCCGGTCACGCTCATCGGTGCCGCCATCGCCGGTCACTGCGTTCAGATCGGCAAGGCCCTGGGTAACGGATTTGAACGGCTTGCCCTCGAAATCTGGGGAGTTAGTTGGCCAGAAATTATCTACGCCATCGGTCAGCAGAAGTACCTCTATCCCTTTGGCTCGAAAACCTTCGAGTTGCGGCGACGACCTCAGTTGGTCGAGATTAGAGCCGCTAATGTAATATATCGCCGACTGCCCTTCCTTCATTGCGGCAAGATAGTCGGCCAGGCTTCGAGTTGCCCCATCGGATACGGTACTCCGGAAGCGCGCCAGCTTCAGCAATTGCGCGCGCCGCTCGAAGTCCTCGTAGATACCTTCCTTGAGGATGGCGCCGAACAGATCCCAGACCTTGGAAAACGTCTCGCCTTCGCCTTCAGCCATCTTCTCCAGGGTGGAAAGGATCCGGCTCGTTACGCCCTTTTTGATAGCGGTTAGCACGGGACTTTCCTGGATCATCTCTCGGGAGATGTTAAGCGGGAGATCCGAGGTGTCGACGATGCCCCGGACGAACCGCAGGTAACGCGGCAGCAAGTCGGCTTCGTCAGTTATGAAGACGCGCTTCACGTAAAGCTTCATGCGACCCTGTCTGTCTGGGTCCAACAGATCGAATGGTTGAGAGCCCGGGATGAAGGCCAGCGTCGTATATTCGTGGCGGCCCTCAGCACGGAAATGCACGTTAGCTAGCGGCTCGTCGTACTGGCCCGAGACACTACGATAGAAATCATCGTAGTCTTGCTTGGATATCTCGTTCTTTGGCTTGATCCAGAGCGCTGCACCATCGGAGATCTGTGACGGTTCAGCGCCCTCTTTTTCAACGAGGCGGATAGAAACGGGTACGTGGCCGGATTGATCGCGAATAATCTTCTCGACTGTCCATTTGCTGGCATATTTCTTCGCATCGTCCATGAGATGGAGCACCACACGCGTGCCCCTTGCTGGCGCCGCGCCAAGATCGACCGGGACGATTTCATAACTTCCCTTGCCGTCGGACGACCATTGCCAAGCTTCGTCCTCACCAGCACGGCGGGAAATCACATCGACCCTTTCGGCGACCATGAACGAGGAGTAAAAGCCAACGCCGAACTGGCCGATCAATTCGGCCTTCTCTCCAGCCTTGGCAGCCTCAAGCCGCTCCATGAAAGCCTTTGTCCCGGAGCGCGCGATCGTGCCAAGCGCGTCGATCATCTCTTCGCGGTTCATGCCGATGCCGTTGTCCTCTATGACGAGCGCGGGCACCTCCTCATTGAGCGTCACGAGAATCGCGAGCTGGCCTCCATCCGACGAGAGCTGCGGCTTGGAAATCGACTCATACCGCAGCTTTTCGCACGCATCCGCCGCGTTCGAGATCAATTCCCGGAGGAACACATCTTTGTCCGAGTAAACCGAATGCACCATCATGTGCAAGAGCCGGCTGACATCGGCTTCAAACACGTGTTGCTCGGGCTGCCGCCCTTTAACTCTTGTCACTTATACCTCCATCGCAGATAAATCGGCGATGAAATGGTTTCTCTGGGATTAGAATTCAAGCGCTGTCTGCCGCTTGGCAAGCGTTGGAATAAAGTCTTTGGACGAAGACTGGATTCTTTGCATCAAATGCGGATCGGCCAATTTCCAAAACTCTTCGAGCCTCGCCAAGTGCCTCTGCGAAACGATCCGGGTTCTCGTTCTGTGGAAGACGAGTTTGCAGACTGAGTAACCTATCCCCCGCTATTGAGCGGATACGAAAGAGCGACTTGTTTCGCTTACGAATGAGGATCAACCGATTCAGAGATATCGCCCAACCTGTCGAAAACAGGGACAGGCGATCAAGTGTGCCGCAACATTCTGTTTCGGCTAATCGGCGGGCCGGCCGCAGCAAAACTCAAATTGGCTGGTTCGATGTACAGCTTGAACAAGTTCAGGCATTGGAGGCGTAGCGCTCAAGATTACCGTTCAGCACCTCCAGCATCTGGTCGCGGCGCGGATCCCGAACCGCCTTAACCCACGCAACGGCGAGTGGTAGGCGGTCAGACTTTCCTTTTTCTGTGACGCGCAAGGTGATATATTTGACGCCGTCCAGCACGAGTTTTGACGTCCACCGGGGCACCAGCGCCGAACCGATACCTGCGGCCACAAGATTGATGATCGTTTGCTTTTCATCGGCAACTTGGGCGATCCGGGGGCGAAGGCCCGCCTCTGCGAACAGGCCGAATGTCAGATCGTGGCTGTGTGGCCGTGCACGCCTTTCCGGAACGATAAGCGGTTCGTCGGCAAGATCGCTTATAGAAATCTCCTCCTGTTGCGCAATCATGCTATCAGCTGGCACGGCAACGACGACAGTTTCCGAAAACAACCTTTTTATAGAGAGGTTGCGACTGAGCTTTTCGCGCGGCCTGATCAAAATCAGGTCGAGTCGGCCAGCAAGAAGTTTCGGTATCAACCGGATTGACTTATCCTCGACCAGTTGCGTCATCGTCTCAGGTGATCGAAGACGGAAATCGTGCAAAAGTTGAGGAACAAGACCTGCGGCCGCGGTGTCGATCGCACCAATACGCAGGACGTGAGCGGGAGATTGGCGTGAGGTTCGAAAGCGATCCGCCACAGCCTCTAGCCGGCTGATAATAGGCAGAACCTCTTTCAACAGGATTACCCCGTCTTCCGTCAGCTCGACGCTTCTTGTCGTGCGGGAAAGAAGTCGCGTCCCCAGCGATTCCTCGAGCAGGCGCACGTGCCTTCCGAGGGAAGCAGGCAAAATACCCGTCTTTTGAGCAGCCTTGCCGAAATGCAGTTCCTCAGCAACCGCGACAAAACATCTTAATTGTTCGAGTTCCATGGACGCCTCATAATATCATTTAATTATATAATTACTTGAACGTAGGATTTTCTCAAGCGGCGGCATACGGTTTGTGGATGGCGCAGGAGGATGCGTCTCATCGAACATCGGGAGGAGCTTGCTATGTCCAGCGAGTTGGAAACGCGCGTCCTGCGCAAAATTACGTGGCGCATCGTGCCATTCATCATGGTTCTCTATCTGATTGCCTTCATCGACCGAGTGAACATCGGCTTCGCTGCCTTGACAATGAACCAGGATCTTGGGTTCTCATCGACTGTCTTCGGGATGGGCGCCGGTATCTTCTTTCTGGGATACTTTCTTTTCGAAGTTCCCTCGAACCTTATTCTCGACAAGGTGGGCGCTCGCATCTGGATTGCCCGCGTCATGATTACTTGGGGTATCATCTCGGGTGCCATGGCTCTCGTTCAGGGCACGACAAGCTTCTACACGCTGCGCTTCCTACTCGGTGTGGCGGAAGCCGGATTTTTCCCCGGTATCATTCTTTATCTTAGCTACTGGTTCCCTGCCCGTCGAAGAGCCGCAGTAACGGCGATGTTCATGGCTGCTGCACCTCTTGCGACAGCTATCGGCTCCCCAATTTCCGGCGCGCTGCTCGAAATGCATGGAATTTGGGGACTGGCTGGCTGGCAGTGGATGTTTATCATCGAAGCTGTTCCCGCCGTCATTTTTGGTGTCGTGGTCCTCTTTTATCTGACGGACCGCCCAGAAAAGGCCAAGTGGCTCACCGATGAGGAGCGTAACTGGCTCGTCCAGACCATGGAGCAGGAACGTGCGGGCAAGCCGAAGGCAAGCCATAGCATTTGGGCCGGTCTTGCTGATTTCCGCGTGCTGGCACTGGCGCTCGTATACTTCGGCACCTCCGCAGGCCTCTACACCCTCGGCATCTGGTCCCCACAGATCATCAAAAGCTTCGGGCTCTCGTCGCTGCACACGGGCTTGATCAACTCCATACCGGCGGTGTTTGCAGTTGTGGCTATGATCCTCTGGGCACGCCATTCTGACAAGAGGAATGAACGTACCTGGCACGTTGTCGGCGCCTGCCTGCTGGCATCAGCTGGCCTTGCCTTCGCCAGCGGCGCAACCACAGTCTTCGCCGTCCTCGTTGCGCTTACACTGGTCAATATCGGTATCAGCGCATCAAAGCCTCCTCTTTGGAGCATGCCAACCCTGTTCCTGTCAGGCCCGGCTGCTGCTGCAGGCATTGCCACCATCAATTCGATCGGCAATCTCGGAGGCTTCGTTGGCCCCTCTATGATCGGATGGATCAAGGACACGACCGGAAGTTTTGCTGGCGGTCTCTACTTCGTGTCGGCGCTCCTCGTCGTTTCCGCTGGCGTCACATTGATCCTTGCTCGTGGCGCTACGAAACAAGCACCCTCCCCAGCGTCCACCCAGAACAAAATTCAGATTGGAGAATAACATGCGTGAATACAAGATTGCCGCCATCCCCGCCGATGGTATTGGTCCGGAAGTGATTGCGGCAGGACTTCAGGTTCTGGAAGCGCTCGAGAAGCGCAGCGGCAACTTCAAGATCCACTCCGAGACCTTCGACTGGGGTTCGGACTACTACAAGAAGCACGGCGTCATGATGCCGGCCGATGGCCTCGAGCAGCTCAAGACGTTCGATGCGATCTATTTCGGTGCCGTCGGCGCCCCCGACGTTCCAGACCACATCACCCTCTGGGGGCTGCGCTTGCCCATCTGCCAGGGCTTCGACCAGTATGCCAACGTGCGCCCCACCAAGATCCTGCCGGGCATCACCCCGCCCCTGCGAAATTGCGGCCCTGGCGACCTGGATTGGGTGATCGTGCGTGAAAACTCGGAAGGCGAATATTCCGGTCATGGCGGACGTGCCCACAAGGGTCTGCCGGAAGAAGTCGGAACGGAAGTCGCCATCTTTACCCGCGTCGGCGTTACCCGCATCATGCGATATGCCTTCAAGCTGGCCCAGTCCCGCCCACGCAAGCTGCTCACTGTCGTCACCAAGTCCAACGCACAGCGCCATGGCATGGTGATGTGGGATGAGATTGCCGCCGAAGTCTCCAAGGAATATCCAGATGTCACCTGGGACAAGATGCTGGTGGACGCCATGACCGTGCGCATGACGCTGAAGCCCGAAACGCTCGACACCATTGTCGCTACCAACCTGCATGCCGACATCCTGTCCGACCTCGCCGGTGCGCTGGCCGGTTCGCTTGGTGTCGCACCGACGGGCAATATCGATCCGGAGCGTCGTTTCCCGTCGATGTTCGAACCGATCCACGGTTCG
The DNA window shown above is from Agrobacterium tumefaciens and carries:
- a CDS encoding LysR family transcriptional regulator codes for the protein MELEQLRCFVAVAEELHFGKAAQKTGILPASLGRHVRLLEESLGTRLLSRTTRSVELTEDGVILLKEVLPIISRLEAVADRFRTSRQSPAHVLRIGAIDTAAAGLVPQLLHDFRLRSPETMTQLVEDKSIRLIPKLLAGRLDLILIRPREKLSRNLSIKRLFSETVVVAVPADSMIAQQEEISISDLADEPLIVPERRARPHSHDLTFGLFAEAGLRPRIAQVADEKQTIINLVAAGIGSALVPRWTSKLVLDGVKYITLRVTEKGKSDRLPLAVAWVKAVRDPRRDQMLEVLNGNLERYASNA
- a CDS encoding MFS transporter, with the protein product MSSELETRVLRKITWRIVPFIMVLYLIAFIDRVNIGFAALTMNQDLGFSSTVFGMGAGIFFLGYFLFEVPSNLILDKVGARIWIARVMITWGIISGAMALVQGTTSFYTLRFLLGVAEAGFFPGIILYLSYWFPARRRAAVTAMFMAAAPLATAIGSPISGALLEMHGIWGLAGWQWMFIIEAVPAVIFGVVVLFYLTDRPEKAKWLTDEERNWLVQTMEQERAGKPKASHSIWAGLADFRVLALALVYFGTSAGLYTLGIWSPQIIKSFGLSSLHTGLINSIPAVFAVVAMILWARHSDKRNERTWHVVGACLLASAGLAFASGATTVFAVLVALTLVNIGISASKPPLWSMPTLFLSGPAAAAGIATINSIGNLGGFVGPSMIGWIKDTTGSFAGGLYFVSALLVVSAGVTLILARGATKQAPSPASTQNKIQIGE
- a CDS encoding type II toxin-antitoxin system RelB/DinJ family antitoxin, with protein sequence MAANALVQTRIDAKIRDRASEVLESMGLTVSDAVRIMLTRTANEGALPLELLSGSEAHDAWFRTKVLEALNDTRPDLSDDEVEAHFAKRRAAARLKAGARES
- a CDS encoding transglutaminase family protein, which translates into the protein MKIRAGFNIAYECENETAMLLVLNIHPDRRADLLTEQVLTFDRPIEAWGYLDIFGNACSRISAPLGLTTISTRFDIYDGGLPDPVPENAFQHDIKDLPDDVLVFLLGSRYCDTDRLADFAWKNFSATPLGWPRVQAIVDFVHSHIVFNYEKADPLRTAYGGFNDRTGVCRDFAHLAITLCRCMNIPARYCTGYLGDIGVPTDPNPMDFSAWLEVYLSGRWYTVDARHNTPRIGRILMATGRDATDVALSTAFGPAVLKRFEVVTEELAG
- a CDS encoding tartrate dehydrogenase, yielding MREYKIAAIPADGIGPEVIAAGLQVLEALEKRSGNFKIHSETFDWGSDYYKKHGVMMPADGLEQLKTFDAIYFGAVGAPDVPDHITLWGLRLPICQGFDQYANVRPTKILPGITPPLRNCGPGDLDWVIVRENSEGEYSGHGGRAHKGLPEEVGTEVAIFTRVGVTRIMRYAFKLAQSRPRKLLTVVTKSNAQRHGMVMWDEIAAEVSKEYPDVTWDKMLVDAMTVRMTLKPETLDTIVATNLHADILSDLAGALAGSLGVAPTGNIDPERRFPSMFEPIHGSAFDITGKGIANPIATFWTAAQMLEHLGEQEAAARLMAAVERVTEAGILTPDVGGTANTKQVTDAVCEAIAGSNILVAAE
- a CDS encoding DUF1488 domain-containing protein, whose amino-acid sequence is MTLAFPNTARSFDDVRKAVRFFGYDGMFEIRFFVEAEALAEGRGQAMSMSEAQCLSSFDAMRTAIYAAAQKVYAKSRRNMNILTASDLD
- the htpG gene encoding molecular chaperone HtpG — protein: MTRVKGRQPEQHVFEADVSRLLHMMVHSVYSDKDVFLRELISNAADACEKLRYESISKPQLSSDGGQLAILVTLNEEVPALVIEDNGIGMNREEMIDALGTIARSGTKAFMERLEAAKAGEKAELIGQFGVGFYSSFMVAERVDVISRRAGEDEAWQWSSDGKGSYEIVPVDLGAAPARGTRVVLHLMDDAKKYASKWTVEKIIRDQSGHVPVSIRLVEKEGAEPSQISDGAALWIKPKNEISKQDYDDFYRSVSGQYDEPLANVHFRAEGRHEYTTLAFIPGSQPFDLLDPDRQGRMKLYVKRVFITDEADLLPRYLRFVRGIVDTSDLPLNISREMIQESPVLTAIKKGVTSRILSTLEKMAEGEGETFSKVWDLFGAILKEGIYEDFERRAQLLKLARFRSTVSDGATRSLADYLAAMKEGQSAIYYISGSNLDQLRSSPQLEGFRAKGIEVLLLTDGVDNFWPTNSPDFEGKPFKSVTQGLADLNAVTGDGGTDERDRQASPEVEAFIDFARSALGEEVADVRISDRLTESAVCLVASEHGPDRQLEKLLQGAGRLQTALRPILEINAQNELVKAIASLDDLAFREDAVWLLLDEARILDGDRPANPRAFAQRQARLFALAIGHSK
- a CDS encoding type II toxin-antitoxin system RelE/ParE family toxin; this encodes MNLAWSAFALSDRDTIFTYIEADNPAAAVLIDERIVSATRRLLDFPASGRVGRIAGTLELVINGTPYIAAYTTTEATVRILRVLHGAREWPEYL
- a CDS encoding cold-shock protein encodes the protein MTTGTVKWFNSTKGFGFIQPDNGGTDAFVHISAVERAGMRELVEGQKIGFELERDNKSGKMSACNLQAA